The following are encoded together in the Streptomyces tsukubensis genome:
- a CDS encoding ATP-dependent RNA helicase, with amino-acid sequence MIRSDALGLLPVRSALPALRAALDGPDGGGAAVLGAPPGTGKTTLVPLALAGLLGDGPARRVVVAEPRRIAARAAARRMAWLLGEKPGQSVGHTVRGERVVGPGTRVEVVTTGVLLQRLQRDQELTGVDVVVIDECHERHLDADTVAAFLVDVRATLRPELRLVAASATTDLAGWARLLGGAPVVEAEGVSFPVTVEWAPPARPVRPPHGMRVDPALLTHVAAVVRRALAERAGDVLCFLPGVGEIARVAGQLAGADAEVLQVHGRAPAEVQDAVLAGSGGRRRVVLATSVAESSLTVPGVRTVVDSGLAREPRVDHARGLSALATVRASHAAGRQRAGRAGREAPGTVYRCWSQAEDDRLPRFPAPEIKVADLTAFALQAACWGDPDAEGLALLDPPPAGAMAAARAVLSAVSAVDARGLPTDRGTRMARLGVHPRLARALVDGAREAGARRTAEVVALLSEEPPREYGDDVAAALRTARSGQDAYAARWRQEVRRLVSAAGEGGGGNAGTGGTGGTGSGRRASGGPSDPHGSGGPSDPHGSGRPSGGHGGGRPSAPYRGGELSDDAVAGLVTALAHPERIARARGEGAFLMVSGTGAELGTGSRLRSAQWLAVAVADRPSGSASARVRMAAVIDEETARAAAAPLYAEGAEVHWAAGDVVARRVRRLGAVELSAAPLRDPAPALVRDALTEGLRTEALAPLRWTRDACELRDRLAFLRRVRGEPWPDVSDAALVARADDWLQPELSRARRRADLGRVDAGQALRRLLPWASGEAARLDELAPERYRVPSGSRIRLDYGSEQPVLAVKVQELFGLTRTPEVSGVPVLVHLLSPAGRPAAVTADLASFWRDGYRAVRSELRGRYPKHPWPEDPTTVPATRFTKGRERRE; translated from the coding sequence GTGATCCGTAGTGATGCTCTCGGTCTGCTGCCCGTACGCTCCGCGCTCCCCGCGCTGCGGGCCGCGCTCGACGGTCCTGACGGCGGGGGCGCCGCCGTACTCGGCGCCCCGCCCGGCACCGGCAAGACGACGCTCGTGCCGCTGGCCCTCGCAGGGCTGCTCGGTGACGGGCCCGCGCGGCGCGTCGTCGTCGCTGAGCCCCGGCGGATCGCCGCGCGGGCGGCGGCCCGGCGGATGGCGTGGCTGCTGGGTGAGAAGCCGGGCCAGAGCGTCGGCCACACCGTGCGGGGCGAACGTGTCGTGGGGCCCGGCACGCGGGTGGAGGTCGTCACCACCGGCGTACTCCTCCAACGCCTCCAGCGCGACCAGGAGTTGACCGGCGTCGATGTCGTCGTGATCGACGAGTGCCACGAGCGGCACCTCGACGCCGACACCGTGGCCGCCTTCCTCGTGGACGTACGGGCCACGCTCCGCCCCGAGCTGCGTCTGGTGGCCGCCTCAGCGACGACCGACCTCGCCGGCTGGGCGCGGCTGCTCGGCGGGGCTCCCGTGGTCGAGGCGGAGGGCGTGTCGTTCCCCGTGACCGTGGAGTGGGCGCCGCCCGCGAGGCCGGTGCGGCCGCCGCACGGCATGCGGGTCGACCCCGCGCTCCTCACCCATGTCGCGGCCGTCGTACGGCGGGCACTGGCCGAGCGCGCGGGCGACGTCCTGTGCTTCCTGCCAGGCGTCGGGGAGATCGCCCGGGTGGCCGGGCAACTGGCGGGGGCCGACGCCGAGGTGCTCCAGGTGCACGGGCGGGCCCCCGCCGAAGTGCAGGACGCGGTGCTCGCCGGTTCCGGTGGACGGCGCAGGGTCGTCCTCGCCACGTCCGTGGCCGAATCGAGTCTGACCGTGCCCGGTGTGCGTACGGTGGTGGACTCCGGTCTCGCGCGGGAGCCTCGTGTCGATCACGCGCGGGGGCTGAGCGCCCTGGCCACCGTGCGCGCCTCGCACGCCGCGGGACGCCAGCGGGCGGGCCGCGCGGGGCGCGAGGCGCCGGGGACCGTGTACCGGTGCTGGTCACAGGCGGAGGACGACCGGCTGCCACGGTTCCCCGCCCCTGAGATCAAGGTCGCCGACCTCACGGCGTTCGCGCTCCAGGCAGCGTGCTGGGGCGACCCCGACGCGGAAGGCCTCGCGCTGCTCGACCCGCCGCCCGCCGGGGCGATGGCCGCGGCGCGTGCCGTCCTGTCCGCGGTGTCCGCGGTCGACGCCCGCGGGCTGCCCACGGACCGGGGCACCCGGATGGCACGGCTCGGCGTGCACCCACGGCTGGCGCGCGCCCTGGTCGACGGGGCGCGGGAGGCGGGCGCCCGCAGGACGGCGGAGGTGGTGGCCCTGCTCAGCGAGGAGCCGCCGAGGGAGTACGGGGACGACGTGGCGGCGGCGCTGCGCACCGCCCGCAGCGGACAGGACGCCTACGCGGCCCGCTGGCGCCAGGAGGTGAGGAGGCTCGTCTCCGCCGCTGGCGAGGGCGGCGGCGGGAACGCCGGGACAGGCGGAACCGGAGGGACCGGGTCCGGTCGGCGTGCGAGCGGCGGACCGTCCGACCCGCACGGGAGCGGCGGACCGTCCGACCCGCACGGGAGCGGCCGACCGTCCGGCGGGCACGGGGGTGGCCGACCGTCCGCCCCGTACAGGGGCGGCGAGCTGTCCGACGACGCCGTGGCCGGGCTGGTGACGGCGCTCGCCCACCCCGAGCGGATCGCGCGGGCACGGGGCGAGGGCGCGTTCCTGATGGTGTCGGGGACGGGCGCGGAGCTGGGCACGGGGTCGCGGCTGCGCAGCGCCCAGTGGCTGGCGGTCGCCGTCGCCGACCGGCCTTCGGGTTCGGCTTCCGCGCGGGTACGGATGGCGGCGGTCATCGACGAGGAGACGGCACGCGCGGCGGCGGCGCCGCTCTACGCGGAAGGCGCGGAGGTCCACTGGGCAGCGGGGGACGTCGTGGCCAGGCGGGTGCGTCGACTGGGCGCGGTGGAACTCTCCGCGGCGCCGCTGCGTGACCCCGCACCCGCGCTCGTACGGGACGCGCTGACCGAGGGGCTACGGACGGAGGCGCTCGCTCCGCTCCGGTGGACCAGGGACGCATGCGAACTGCGGGACCGGCTGGCGTTCCTGCGCCGTGTACGGGGCGAGCCGTGGCCGGACGTGTCGGACGCCGCGCTGGTCGCACGGGCCGACGACTGGCTCCAGCCGGAGCTTTCCCGGGCGCGCAGGAGGGCCGATCTGGGCCGTGTGGACGCCGGGCAGGCGTTGCGACGGCTGCTGCCGTGGGCCTCGGGTGAGGCCGCGCGCCTGGACGAACTGGCCCCCGAGCGCTATCGGGTGCCGAGCGGTTCGCGGATCCGGCTCGACTACGGCTCGGAGCAGCCGGTGCTCGCGGTGAAGGTGCAGGAGCTGTTCGGGCTCACCCGAACGCCCGAGGTGTCGGGCGTACCGGTCCTCGTGCACCTGCTGTCCCCCGCGGGCCGCCCGGCCGCGGTCACCGCCGATCTGGCCTCTTTCTGGCGCGACGGCTACCGGGCGGTCAGGTCGGAGTTGCGGGGCCGCTACCCGAAGCACCCGTGGCCGGAGGATCCGACGACGGTCCCGGCCACCCGGTTCACGAAGGGGCGCGAGAGGCGGGAGTGA
- a CDS encoding lytic transglycosylase domain-containing protein, with translation MAAQFGKRLRKGAATTAVAAVVMAALSASQAPGFTDDSHDKRASEASPHPDTPATGNSPYYTELPPLRTPDKPGSSSDLPGGSDDDAVTTHSGIPATVLAAYKKAEAGLAATKPGCHLPWQLLAAIGKVESGHARGGQVDAEGNTKGQILGPVLNGNGFAKITDTDGGAYDGDTTHDRAVGPMQFIPETWATSGQDGNGDGKKDPNNVFDAALAAGHYLCASGRDLSDSGYLHKAILSYNHSDAYLRTVLSWYEFYRKGTHEIPDGTGGLPGDRSDTPSVSPSPSATPSTPPSVRPIHPSGSTTPGRGGSGGGSGGGSTTSPPPTGGGSHKPDPGDSSTPGTPTPPPSTPAPADTVARFANVAGGALTATAGETFAKRPAVKAQTSLGKPVAKVRVKFTVVGDTGTRFDGGGASATVTTGSTGTATAPALRAGDKAGNFTVRATVVDGSSASLDFKAVVTARQADKLTRTSDEALTAVAGAAFADDVAVKATYKGTALAGTEATATMVKSADDSATAAAGPYFKDADGKPLRSLVGLKTNAKGVVTLPKIYADDTAGTFLLRVTTKGGATLTVKLTVTEAPDDGASGSPSADPSPSPKE, from the coding sequence ATGGCGGCGCAATTCGGCAAGCGGCTGCGTAAGGGAGCTGCGACGACTGCGGTCGCGGCAGTCGTGATGGCGGCGCTCTCCGCCTCCCAGGCCCCCGGTTTCACCGACGACAGCCACGACAAGCGGGCGTCGGAAGCGTCACCGCACCCCGACACCCCCGCCACGGGCAACTCGCCGTACTACACGGAACTGCCGCCGCTGCGGACCCCGGACAAACCCGGCTCGTCCAGCGACCTCCCCGGAGGCTCGGACGACGACGCCGTCACCACCCACTCGGGGATACCCGCGACCGTGCTCGCCGCCTACAAGAAGGCCGAGGCCGGCCTCGCCGCGACCAAGCCGGGCTGCCATCTGCCCTGGCAGCTCCTCGCCGCGATCGGCAAGGTCGAGTCAGGTCACGCGCGCGGCGGCCAGGTCGACGCCGAGGGCAACACCAAGGGCCAGATCCTCGGCCCCGTACTCAACGGCAACGGCTTCGCGAAGATCACCGACACCGACGGCGGCGCCTACGACGGGGACACGACACACGACCGTGCCGTCGGGCCGATGCAGTTCATCCCTGAGACCTGGGCCACCTCGGGCCAGGACGGCAACGGTGACGGCAAGAAGGACCCCAACAACGTCTTCGACGCCGCCCTCGCAGCCGGCCACTACCTCTGCGCCTCCGGCCGCGATCTCTCGGACTCCGGCTACCTGCACAAGGCGATCCTCAGCTACAACCACTCGGACGCCTATCTGAGGACCGTGCTGTCCTGGTACGAGTTCTACCGCAAGGGCACCCACGAGATCCCCGACGGCACCGGCGGGCTCCCGGGCGACCGCAGCGACACCCCCAGCGTCTCCCCGAGCCCCTCGGCCACGCCCTCGACCCCGCCTTCTGTACGGCCCATCCACCCCAGCGGCAGCACGACACCGGGCAGGGGCGGCAGCGGCGGCGGGAGCGGCGGCGGCTCCACCACGAGCCCGCCGCCCACGGGTGGCGGCTCGCACAAGCCCGACCCGGGCGACAGTTCCACGCCGGGTACGCCCACCCCGCCGCCCTCCACGCCCGCCCCCGCCGACACCGTGGCGCGGTTCGCCAATGTCGCGGGCGGCGCCCTGACCGCCACCGCGGGCGAGACGTTCGCCAAGCGGCCCGCCGTCAAGGCGCAGACGTCCCTGGGCAAGCCCGTGGCCAAGGTCCGGGTGAAGTTCACCGTCGTCGGCGACACCGGCACCCGTTTCGACGGCGGCGGCGCCAGTGCCACCGTCACGACGGGCAGTACCGGTACGGCCACCGCTCCCGCCCTGCGGGCCGGCGACAAGGCGGGCAACTTCACCGTCAGGGCCACCGTCGTCGACGGCTCCTCCGCCAGTCTCGACTTCAAGGCGGTCGTCACCGCCCGTCAGGCGGACAAGCTGACCAGGACCTCGGACGAGGCGCTCACCGCCGTCGCGGGAGCGGCCTTCGCCGACGATGTGGCCGTCAAGGCCACGTACAAGGGCACGGCCCTCGCGGGGACCGAAGCGACCGCCACCATGGTGAAGTCGGCGGACGACTCCGCGACGGCCGCAGCAGGCCCCTACTTCAAGGACGCCGACGGCAAGCCGCTGCGCTCCCTGGTCGGGCTGAAGACCAACGCGAAGGGCGTCGTCACCCTCCCGAAGATCTACGCGGACGACACGGCGGGCACCTTCCTGCTCCGCGTCACCACCAAGGGCGGCGCCACACTGACCGTCAAGCTGACGGTGACCGAGGCGCCCGACGACGGAGCGTCGGGTTCCCCCTCCGCCGATCCCTCGCCCTCGCCCAAGGAGTGA
- the polA gene encoding DNA polymerase I produces MAETASKKKSAAASGSAGTAGADRPRLLLMDGHSLAYRAFFALPAENFTTATGQPTNAIYGFASMLANTLRDEAPTHFAVAFDVSRKTWRSEEFTEYKANRSKTPDEFKGQVELIGELLDAMNAQRFAVDGFEADDVIATLVTQAEAAGFEVLIVTGDRDSFQLVSENVTVLYPTKGVSELTRYTPEKVEEKYGLTPAQYPDFAALRGDPSDNLPGIPGVGEKTAAKWINQFGSFAELVERADEVKGKAGQNFRDHLDAVKLNRRLTEMVRDVELPKAATDLERRPYDRTAVALVLDTLEIRNPSLRERLLAVDPGAAEAEPAVVTEDVELDATVVGAGELAPWLDEHGSAVLGVATVDTWQLGVGTVTEVALAAAAGAACWFDPSTLDEADENAFARWICDPHRPKVMHNAKGLMRVFGEHGWEVAGVSMDTALAAYLVKPGRRSFALDTLSMEYLGRELVPASAADGQLAFGSDDEAEAQALMVQARTVLDLGTAFGERLPEVRATELLKDIELPTSALLARLERHGIAADRAHLESMEQMFAGAVQQAVKEAHDAVGHEFNLGSPKQLQEVLFGELALPRTKKTKTGFTTDADALAWLATQTDHELPVIMLRHREQAKLRVTVEGLIKSIAEDGRIHTTFNQTVAATGRLSSTEPNLQNIPVRTDEGRAIRRGFVVGEGYESLMTADYSQIELRVMAHLSQDEGLIEAFTSGEDLHTTVASSVFGVERSAVDAEMRRKIKAMSYGLAYGLSAFGLSQQLNIDAGEARALMDTYFERFGGVRDYLRHAVDEARATGYTETMLGRRRYLPDLNSDNRQRREMAERMALNAPIQGTAADIVKIAMLGVDRALTEAKLSSRMLLQVHDEIVLEIFPGEREAVEKIVRREMAGAAKLGAPLDVSVGVGRDWESAAH; encoded by the coding sequence GTGGCAGAGACAGCATCGAAGAAGAAGTCCGCAGCGGCGTCCGGCTCGGCGGGGACGGCGGGCGCCGACCGCCCGCGTCTGCTCCTCATGGACGGGCATTCCCTGGCCTACCGGGCGTTCTTCGCGCTGCCGGCGGAGAATTTCACGACGGCGACCGGCCAGCCGACCAACGCGATCTACGGATTCGCGTCGATGCTGGCGAATACGTTGCGTGATGAGGCGCCCACGCATTTCGCGGTGGCGTTCGACGTGTCCCGCAAGACCTGGCGGTCCGAGGAGTTCACCGAGTACAAGGCCAACCGTTCGAAGACGCCCGACGAGTTCAAGGGGCAGGTCGAGCTGATCGGTGAGCTGCTCGACGCGATGAACGCGCAGCGGTTCGCGGTCGACGGGTTCGAGGCGGACGACGTCATCGCGACGCTGGTCACGCAGGCGGAGGCGGCCGGGTTCGAGGTGCTGATCGTCACGGGGGACAGGGACTCGTTCCAGCTGGTCAGTGAGAACGTGACGGTGCTGTATCCGACGAAGGGTGTCTCGGAGCTGACCCGGTACACGCCGGAGAAGGTCGAGGAGAAGTACGGGCTGACGCCCGCGCAGTATCCGGACTTCGCGGCGCTGCGCGGTGACCCGTCGGACAACCTTCCGGGGATTCCCGGTGTGGGCGAGAAGACGGCCGCTAAGTGGATCAACCAGTTCGGTTCGTTCGCGGAGCTGGTGGAGCGGGCCGACGAGGTCAAGGGCAAGGCCGGGCAGAACTTCCGTGACCATCTCGACGCGGTGAAGCTGAACCGCCGTCTGACGGAGATGGTCCGCGATGTGGAGCTGCCGAAGGCGGCGACCGATCTGGAGCGCCGGCCGTACGACAGGACGGCTGTCGCGCTGGTCCTCGACACCCTGGAGATCCGTAACCCCTCACTGCGTGAGCGGCTGCTCGCCGTCGACCCCGGCGCGGCCGAGGCGGAGCCGGCGGTGGTGACGGAGGACGTGGAGCTGGACGCCACGGTCGTCGGCGCGGGCGAGCTCGCCCCGTGGCTCGATGAGCACGGCTCGGCGGTGCTCGGTGTGGCGACCGTCGACACCTGGCAGCTCGGCGTGGGCACGGTCACCGAGGTCGCGCTGGCCGCGGCGGCGGGCGCCGCCTGCTGGTTCGACCCCTCGACGCTCGACGAGGCCGACGAGAACGCCTTCGCCCGGTGGATCTGCGACCCGCACAGGCCGAAGGTGATGCACAACGCCAAGGGGCTCATGCGGGTCTTCGGTGAGCACGGCTGGGAGGTGGCGGGTGTCTCCATGGACACGGCGCTCGCCGCGTATCTCGTGAAGCCGGGCCGGCGTTCCTTCGCGCTCGACACCCTGTCGATGGAGTACCTGGGCCGTGAGCTGGTGCCCGCGTCGGCCGCCGATGGGCAGCTCGCCTTCGGCAGCGACGACGAGGCCGAGGCCCAGGCGCTGATGGTGCAGGCCCGTACAGTCCTCGATCTCGGTACGGCCTTCGGTGAGCGGCTCCCGGAGGTGCGTGCCACGGAGCTTCTGAAAGACATCGAGCTGCCGACGTCCGCGCTGCTGGCCCGCCTTGAGCGGCACGGTATCGCCGCGGACCGCGCGCACCTCGAATCGATGGAGCAGATGTTCGCCGGAGCGGTCCAGCAGGCCGTGAAGGAGGCGCACGACGCGGTCGGACACGAGTTCAACCTCGGCTCGCCCAAGCAGCTCCAGGAAGTCCTCTTCGGTGAGCTGGCGCTGCCGAGGACGAAGAAGACCAAGACGGGTTTCACCACCGACGCGGACGCCCTCGCCTGGCTCGCCACCCAGACCGACCACGAGCTTCCGGTGATCATGCTGCGCCACCGGGAGCAGGCCAAGCTGCGGGTGACGGTCGAGGGGCTGATCAAGAGCATCGCCGAGGACGGCCGTATCCACACCACGTTCAACCAGACGGTGGCGGCCACCGGCAGGCTCTCCTCCACGGAGCCGAACCTCCAGAACATCCCGGTCCGCACCGACGAGGGCCGAGCCATCCGCCGCGGCTTCGTCGTCGGCGAGGGGTACGAGTCGCTGATGACCGCCGACTACAGCCAGATCGAGCTGCGGGTGATGGCCCACCTGTCGCAGGACGAGGGGCTCATCGAGGCGTTCACCTCCGGCGAGGACCTGCACACCACGGTGGCCTCTTCCGTCTTCGGCGTGGAGCGGTCGGCGGTCGACGCCGAGATGCGCCGCAAGATCAAGGCCATGTCGTACGGCCTGGCGTACGGGCTGTCCGCGTTCGGACTGTCCCAGCAGCTGAACATCGACGCGGGGGAGGCCCGCGCGCTGATGGACACCTACTTCGAGCGGTTCGGCGGTGTCCGTGACTATCTGCGGCACGCCGTCGACGAGGCCCGTGCCACGGGTTACACCGAGACGATGCTGGGGCGCCGCCGTTATCTGCCCGACCTGAACAGCGACAACAGGCAGCGCAGGGAGATGGCGGAGCGGATGGCGTTGAACGCCCCGATCCAGGGCACGGCGGCGGACATCGTGAAGATCGCGATGCTGGGCGTCGACCGTGCTCTGACCGAGGCGAAGCTCTCCTCGCGGATGCTGCTCCAGGTCCACGACGAAATCGTGCTGGAGATCTTCCCCGGCGAGCGGGAGGCCGTGGAGAAGATCGTCCGCCGTGAAATGGCGGGCGCGGCCAAGCTCGGGGCACCGCTCGACGTGTCCGTGGGCGTGGGCCGGGACTGGGAGTCCGCGGCGCACTGA
- a CDS encoding FdhF/YdeP family oxidoreductase, translating into MAGKPPTEDPVQDAPRVEQPHHAAAGLPAVGHSLRIAQQQMGVRRTALTLLRVNQKNGFDCPGCAWPEPGKRHTAEFCENGAKAVAEEATLRRVTPSFFAEHPVADLATRSGYWLGQQGRLTHPMYLPEGASAYEPVTWERAFGIIAEELDALTSPDEAVFYTSGRTSNEAAFLYQLFAREFGTNNLPDCSNMCHESSGSALTETIGVGKGSVSLEDLHRSDLIIVAGQNPGTNHPRMLSALEEAKNNGAKIISINPLPEAGLERFKNPQTPKGLAKGAALTDLFLQIRLGGDQALFRLLNKLILRTEGAVDEEFIREHTHGYEEFATAAAEADWDATLAATGLDRSAIEEALRMVLASRRTVVCWAMGLTQHKHSVPTIREVVNFLLLRGNIGRPGAGVCPVRGHSNVQGDRTMGVFERPAPAFLDALEKEFAFTAPREHGYDVVRAIRALRDGDAKVFFAMGGNFVSASPDTDVTEAAMRRAGLTVHVSTKLNRSHAVTGARALILPTLGRTERDLQSGGPQFVTVEDSMGMVHASRGRLEPAGPELLSEPAIVARLAQRVLGDSTSTPWQEFEKDYGTIRDRIARVIPGFEDFNERVSRPEGFALPHAPRDERRFPTATGKANFTAAPVEHPELPEGRLLLQTLRSHDQYNTTIYGLDDRYRGIKNGRRVVLVNADDARGLGLSDGQYVDLVSEWKDGVERRAPGFRLVHYPTARGCAAAYYPETNVLVPLDATADTSNTPASKSVVVRLEPAPAPA; encoded by the coding sequence ATGGCAGGCAAGCCGCCCACGGAGGACCCGGTCCAGGACGCCCCGCGCGTCGAGCAACCGCACCACGCCGCCGCAGGACTGCCCGCCGTAGGGCACTCCCTGCGCATCGCCCAGCAGCAGATGGGCGTGCGCCGCACAGCGCTGACCCTGCTGCGCGTCAACCAGAAGAACGGCTTCGACTGCCCCGGCTGCGCCTGGCCCGAACCCGGCAAACGCCACACCGCCGAATTCTGCGAGAACGGCGCCAAGGCCGTCGCGGAGGAAGCGACCCTGCGCCGCGTCACCCCCTCGTTCTTCGCCGAGCACCCCGTCGCCGACCTCGCCACCCGCAGCGGCTACTGGCTCGGCCAGCAGGGCCGTCTCACCCACCCCATGTACCTCCCCGAGGGAGCGTCGGCGTACGAGCCGGTCACCTGGGAGCGGGCCTTCGGGATCATCGCCGAGGAACTCGACGCGCTCACCTCACCCGACGAGGCCGTCTTCTACACCTCGGGCCGCACCAGCAACGAAGCCGCCTTCCTCTACCAGCTCTTCGCCCGCGAGTTCGGCACCAACAACCTGCCCGACTGCTCCAACATGTGCCACGAGTCGTCCGGCTCGGCGCTCACCGAGACCATCGGCGTCGGCAAGGGCAGCGTGTCGCTGGAGGACCTGCACCGCTCCGACCTGATCATCGTCGCGGGCCAGAACCCCGGCACCAACCACCCGCGCATGCTCTCCGCCCTCGAAGAGGCCAAGAACAACGGCGCGAAGATCATATCCATCAACCCGCTGCCCGAAGCCGGCCTCGAACGGTTCAAGAACCCGCAGACCCCCAAGGGGCTCGCCAAGGGCGCCGCCCTCACCGACCTGTTCCTCCAGATCAGGCTCGGCGGCGACCAGGCACTCTTCCGCCTCCTCAACAAACTGATCCTGCGGACGGAAGGCGCGGTCGACGAGGAGTTCATCCGCGAACACACCCACGGCTACGAAGAGTTCGCCACCGCGGCGGCAGAAGCCGACTGGGACGCCACTCTCGCCGCCACCGGACTCGACCGCTCCGCCATCGAAGAGGCGCTGCGCATGGTCCTCGCCTCCCGGCGCACGGTCGTCTGCTGGGCCATGGGCCTCACCCAGCACAAACACTCCGTGCCGACCATCCGCGAAGTCGTCAACTTCCTCCTCCTGCGCGGCAACATCGGCAGGCCAGGCGCCGGAGTCTGCCCCGTACGCGGCCACTCCAACGTCCAGGGCGACCGCACCATGGGCGTCTTCGAACGCCCCGCCCCCGCCTTCCTCGACGCCCTGGAGAAGGAATTCGCCTTCACCGCACCCCGCGAACACGGCTACGACGTCGTCCGTGCCATCCGCGCCCTGCGCGACGGCGACGCCAAGGTCTTCTTCGCCATGGGCGGCAACTTCGTCTCCGCCTCCCCCGACACCGACGTCACGGAAGCGGCCATGCGCCGCGCCGGCCTCACCGTCCACGTCTCCACCAAACTCAACCGCTCCCACGCCGTCACCGGCGCCCGCGCCCTGATCCTGCCGACGCTCGGCCGCACCGAACGCGACCTCCAGAGCGGCGGACCCCAGTTCGTCACCGTCGAGGACTCCATGGGCATGGTCCACGCCTCCCGCGGCCGCCTCGAACCTGCCGGACCCGAACTCCTCTCCGAACCCGCCATCGTCGCCCGCCTCGCCCAACGCGTACTCGGCGACAGCACCAGCACCCCCTGGCAGGAGTTCGAGAAGGACTACGGGACCATCCGCGACCGCATCGCCCGCGTCATCCCCGGCTTCGAGGACTTCAACGAACGCGTCTCCCGCCCCGAGGGCTTCGCCCTCCCCCACGCACCCAGGGACGAACGCCGCTTCCCCACCGCGACCGGCAAGGCCAACTTCACCGCCGCCCCCGTCGAACACCCCGAGCTGCCGGAAGGCCGGCTGCTCCTGCAGACCCTGCGCTCCCACGACCAGTACAACACCACCATCTACGGCCTCGACGACCGTTACCGAGGCATCAAGAACGGCCGCAGGGTCGTCCTCGTCAACGCCGACGATGCTCGCGGACTTGGCCTCAGCGACGGCCAGTACGTCGACCTCGTCAGCGAGTGGAAGGACGGCGTCGAGCGGCGCGCACCCGGTTTCCGGCTCGTCCACTACCCCACCGCACGCGGCTGCGCCGCCGCCTACTACCCGGAGACCAACGTCCTCGTCCCGCTCGACGCCACCGCCGACACCAGCAACACCCCCGCCAGCAAATCGGTCGTCGTCCGCCTCGAACCGGCACCCGCACCCGCGTAG
- a CDS encoding PaaI family thioesterase: MGEQHTVKFPQEVLDQYASLGIDLATFFSAGHLGTRMGIQVVEASADRVTGTMPVEGNTQPYGLLHGGASAVLAETLGSVGAMLHGGPHKIAVGVDLNCTHHRGAKSGIVTGTAVPVHRGRTTATYEVAITDAQDKRVCTARLTCVLRDNPTPN, from the coding sequence ATGGGCGAGCAGCACACCGTGAAGTTCCCGCAGGAAGTCCTCGACCAGTACGCCTCCCTCGGCATCGACCTGGCCACCTTCTTCTCCGCGGGACACCTCGGCACCCGGATGGGCATCCAGGTCGTCGAAGCCTCCGCCGACCGCGTCACCGGCACCATGCCCGTCGAGGGCAACACCCAGCCCTACGGCCTCCTCCACGGCGGCGCCTCCGCCGTCCTCGCGGAGACCCTCGGCTCCGTCGGCGCCATGCTCCACGGCGGCCCCCACAAGATCGCCGTCGGCGTCGACCTCAACTGCACCCACCACCGCGGCGCCAAGTCCGGAATCGTCACAGGAACCGCCGTCCCCGTCCACCGGGGCCGCACCACAGCGACCTACGAGGTCGCCATCACCGACGCCCAGGACAAGCGGGTCTGCACCGCGCGCCTCACCTGCGTGCTGCGCGACAACCCCACGCCCAACTGA